CACCGTGAACACGATGGCCGAGAAAGTCGCTCCATACATAGAGGGCTGGACGGGCGGCAAGGTTTACCTGAGAATCGTGTCCAACCTGGCTGACAGGAGACTGGTGAGAGTTTGGGGGAGGGTTCCAAAGGACGTGATCGGTGGTGAGGAAGTTGTTGAAGGTATAATCTACGCGTGGGCCTTCGCCACCGCTGACTCGTATAGGGCGGCGACTCATAACAAAGGGATAATGAATGGCGTCATAGCGGTCGCGCTCGCGACCGGACAGGATACAAGGGCTCTTGAGGCTGGCGCCCACGCCTACGCCGCCAGGTCTGGGAGGTACACCTCGCTGAGCACATGGGAAAGGGACGAGAGGGGTGACTTGATAGGCTTCCTCGAGATCCCTATGCCCGTGGGACTTATAGGGGGGGCTGTTAAGGTCAACCCTATAGCTCAGCTCAGCTTGAAGATACTGGGCATAAAGAGTGCAGGGGAACTGGCCGAGGTGATGGGTGCTGTCGGCCTGGCTCAGAACCTAGCGGCCCTGAGGGCCCTAGCCGTCGAGGGTATTCAGAAGGGCCACATGAAGCTACACGCCAGGAACCTCGCTATAACGGCTGGAGCTAGGGGGACTGAGATCGATTTGGTTGTTGAGGAGATGATTAAGAGGGACGCCATAAGGCTTGACGTGGCTAGGGAGATACTTGAGGCTATAAGGAAGGAGGGCTGACCTTCTCCAATCATTGCTGAGTTAAATACGCACAAATAACTAGATCCAGTGAAGGGAAGTCCAGTTCTTGAACAAGAACTAAGGTTTAAGTGTTGTGAGAGGAAAAACAGGTTTTAGCTTTTTGGCTTAGCTTACCTTGCTGGCGGTGCTGCGGCCTTCCTTATCGTTATGATCGAGTAGGCTGAGAGTATGCATGCGAGCAGTGCAAAGGCGACCGCTACATATGCCGCTGTCGTGGCGGCGTCGGCCTTGCCGCCTACCTCTTTCCTGACTGACTCAACTGATGTCTTGAGGGTTGCGACGTCGCTCTTGACGCTGTTTAAGTCGGTTCTGAGGGAGTTTATATCCGTCCTCAGACCGTCCACCGTCGGGGTCAGCTTGTTGACGGCGTCCTGCAGGCTTGAGGTGGTCTCCGATAGTGTGTCAATTTGGGTCGACAGCTGTGTTACCTTCGTGTTGAGG
This portion of the Zestosphaera sp. genome encodes:
- a CDS encoding hydroxymethylglutaryl-CoA reductase, degradative — translated: MVDTSRLPGFHKLTLRERVEKLREVAGLSEDDVKLLLREGTLPLEIADKMIENVVGSLSLPLGVATNFMINKRDYLVPMAIEEPSVVAAASKAARMLREGGGIKAKATDSLMIAQIQLVKVASPHTAVYAIHEHREEIKEIANSTNPLLVSLGGGVRDVEVYTVNSPAGPMVITNLIVDVKDAMGANTVNTMAEKVAPYIEGWTGGKVYLRIVSNLADRRLVRVWGRVPKDVIGGEEVVEGIIYAWAFATADSYRAATHNKGIMNGVIAVALATGQDTRALEAGAHAYAARSGRYTSLSTWERDERGDLIGFLEIPMPVGLIGGAVKVNPIAQLSLKILGIKSAGELAEVMGAVGLAQNLAALRALAVEGIQKGHMKLHARNLAITAGARGTEIDLVVEEMIKRDAIRLDVAREILEAIRKEG